Proteins encoded together in one Aerosakkonema funiforme FACHB-1375 window:
- a CDS encoding zinc ribbon domain-containing protein: NALEAVKATKFKRTPRKKPTSGLRYDKRTMTLRGKHIKKTNRYKSRFRCKNCGHKTHADLNAARNIRDDYFLSSTQKTEEQGSVNNPDVSTSFSG, translated from the coding sequence AACGCATTAGAAGCTGTTAAAGCTACCAAGTTTAAACGCACTCCCAGAAAGAAACCTACATCAGGATTGAGATACGACAAGCGAACTATGACGCTAAGAGGTAAGCATATTAAAAAGACAAATCGGTACAAGTCTAGGTTCCGCTGTAAAAATTGCGGACACAAAACTCATGCCGATTTGAATGCTGCTAGGAATATTCGCGATGATTATTTTCTCTCCTCTACCCAAAAGACGGAGGAGCAGGGTTCGGTCAATAACCCGGAT